A stretch of Aphanothece sacrum FPU1 DNA encodes these proteins:
- a CDS encoding addiction module antidote protein: MKLKSMHESLDSDLQDPEYVALYLNDALHEGSLEEFYLALRNVIRANQGMSQVADSTELGRESLYKALLESGNPQFSTVSKIVGALGLQISIEPVINAS; this comes from the coding sequence ATGAAGCTCAAAAGTATGCACGAAAGCTTGGATAGTGATTTACAAGATCCAGAATATGTGGCTCTCTATCTCAATGATGCGCTGCATGAAGGCTCACTTGAAGAGTTTTATCTCGCCTTGAGAAATGTGATACGAGCTAATCAAGGAATGAGTCAAGTGGCGGACTCAACTGAGCTAGGAAGGGAAAGTCTGTACAAGGCACTTTTAGAGTCAGGGAATCCACAATTTTCAACGGTAAGCAAAATCGTCGGGGCTTTGGGCTTACAAATCTCCATTGAACCCGTGATCAATGCCTCCTAA
- the pstB gene encoding phosphate ABC transporter ATP-binding protein PstB, protein MISTTKLTPNTQLNSSALLIENVNFWYGTKQALTDISLNIPQEKVTAMIGPSGCGKSTLLKSLNRIGELEGKVKVTGSIRFLGQDIYHKRVNINTLRRQIGMVFQRPNPFATSIYENIAYGIRIFRSVSRGELDAQVESALQGAALWEEVKDSLNKSALGLSGGQQQRLCIARALAVNPKVLLMDEPCSALDPLSTLKIEELIHGLKTHLTIIIVTHNMQQASRVSDYTAFFNTDESRIGKLIEFGTTEKIFTDANHSQTRDYVAGRFG, encoded by the coding sequence ATGATTTCCACTACTAAGTTAACCCCTAACACTCAATTAAATTCTTCCGCTTTATTGATTGAAAATGTCAATTTTTGGTACGGAACCAAACAGGCATTAACCGATATTTCTTTGAATATTCCTCAAGAAAAAGTAACTGCAATGATAGGCCCTTCTGGCTGTGGTAAATCTACTTTATTAAAATCTCTTAACCGTATTGGAGAATTAGAAGGAAAAGTCAAAGTAACTGGAAGCATTAGATTTTTAGGACAAGATATTTATCATAAACGGGTTAATATTAATACCTTACGGCGACAAATTGGAATGGTTTTTCAACGACCCAATCCTTTTGCCACAAGTATTTACGAAAATATTGCCTATGGAATTAGAATTTTTCGTTCTGTAAGTCGAGGAGAACTAGACGCACAAGTAGAGTCTGCTTTACAAGGGGCAGCCTTGTGGGAAGAAGTTAAAGATAGTCTCAATAAATCAGCATTAGGACTATCAGGAGGACAACAACAAAGATTATGTATTGCTAGGGCCTTAGCCGTTAATCCTAAAGTTTTGTTGATGGATGAACCTTGTTCGGCCCTTGACCCACTTTCTACCCTAAAAATTGAAGAATTAATTCATGGTCTTAAAACTCATTTAACGATCATAATTGTCACTCATAATATGCAGCAAGCCTCACGGGTGTCTGATTATACAGCGTTTTTTAACACAGATGAAAGTCGTATAGGCAAATTAATTGAATTTGGAACTACTGAAAAGATATTTACTGATGCAAATCATTCTCAAACTAGAGATTATGTAGCCGGAAGATTCGGGTAA
- the pstA gene encoding phosphate ABC transporter permease PstA, with protein sequence MVQKSPDDSELFSPLSPLRNSFSLGMTILAFILTFIALLPLFAIVWEITRQGLPQLSWEVFTSLPSPPGVENEANGFANAIVGSLTMVGLAALLSVPLGVMTGIFVSEFAKGSVVANTIRFVSAVLSSVPSVIVGVFAYGVLVITTKKFSAVAGGLALGVIMLPIISLTTEEALKAVPMSYRLGSAALGGARFTTIFRLIIPAALPSITTGVLLAVARAAGETAPLMFTALFSQFWAEGLWNPTPSLPVLIYTYASSPFPDQNAIAWTASLVLLFLVLITNLLSRFIIRQRQS encoded by the coding sequence ATGGTACAAAAATCCCCAGATGATTCTGAACTATTTAGCCCTTTATCTCCCCTGAGAAATAGTTTTAGTTTGGGGATGACTATTTTAGCTTTTATCCTGACATTTATCGCCTTACTGCCCTTATTTGCCATTGTTTGGGAAATTACCCGTCAAGGTTTACCTCAGTTGAGTTGGGAAGTATTTACTTCTTTACCCTCACCTCCTGGAGTGGAAAATGAAGCTAACGGCTTTGCTAATGCCATTGTCGGTAGTTTAACAATGGTGGGACTAGCAGCGTTATTAAGTGTACCGTTAGGGGTGATGACCGGAATTTTTGTGTCAGAATTTGCTAAAGGTTCAGTTGTGGCCAATACTATCCGCTTTGTCAGTGCCGTTTTAAGCAGCGTTCCTTCCGTTATTGTGGGCGTATTTGCTTATGGGGTTTTAGTTATTACCACTAAGAAATTTTCGGCAGTGGCTGGAGGTTTAGCCTTAGGGGTGATCATGTTACCCATTATTTCCCTAACCACCGAAGAAGCACTTAAAGCAGTTCCTATGTCCTATCGTCTAGGGTCAGCCGCATTAGGTGGGGCCAGGTTTACCACGATTTTTCGGTTAATTATTCCTGCTGCTTTACCTTCTATCACTACGGGAGTATTATTAGCAGTAGCTAGGGCGGCCGGAGAAACAGCACCTTTGATGTTTACTGCTTTATTTAGTCAATTTTGGGCAGAAGGACTCTGGAATCCCACTCCTTCTCTACCTGTCTTAATTTATACTTACGCTAGTTCCCCTTTTCCCGACCAAAACGCCATCGCTTGGACAGCTTCTTTGGTGCTGCTATTTTTAGTATTAATTACTAACTTGTTATCCCGTTTTATTATTCGTCAGCGTCAATCCTAA
- a CDS encoding DUF29 domain-containing protein yields the protein MKASDLITSNLRELYETDYLAWYETTLEIIKSRCLDELDLDSLSEVLEDLVRDTKRSGASFLEQIIRHLLMIQYWETEREYNYRHWAGEVVNFRNQLEIDMTTNLYKYLKDNLNKIYQRSLKYVIVKTGLKKEKFPEECLYTLEQLIDSNWFPSVDE from the coding sequence ATGAAAGCAAGTGATTTAATAACTTCAAATCTCAGAGAACTTTATGAAACCGATTATTTAGCTTGGTATGAAACCACTTTAGAAATCATCAAATCTCGTTGTTTAGATGAATTAGATTTAGATAGTTTAAGTGAGGTATTAGAAGACTTGGTTAGGGACACAAAGCGTAGTGGTGCAAGTTTTTTAGAACAAATTATTAGACATTTACTAATGATTCAATATTGGGAAACAGAAAGAGAGTATAATTATCGTCATTGGGCCGGTGAAGTGGTTAATTTTCGGAATCAATTAGAAATAGATATGACTACTAATTTATACAAATATCTTAAGGATAATCTCAATAAAATTTACCAAAGATCACTTAAATACGTCATCGTTAAAACTGGTTTGAAAAAAGAGAAATTCCCAGAAGAATGCCTCTATACCTTAGAACAGTTAATTGATAGTAACTGGTTTCCAAGTGTCGATGAATAG
- a CDS encoding type II toxin-antitoxin system RelE/ParE family toxin: MESIIEIKLLETDEGKVPFEEWYDSLRDKVTKVRVRRRLDRIELGNFGDTESVGEGVYELRLHFGAGYRVYFARIGNTVIVLIGGGDKSSQKKDIAQAKAIWREYKDEAQKYARKLG, from the coding sequence ATGGAATCCATAATTGAAATCAAGCTCTTGGAGACTGATGAGGGAAAAGTCCCGTTTGAAGAATGGTACGATTCCCTTAGGGATAAAGTAACCAAAGTTCGAGTTAGACGGCGTTTAGATCGAATTGAACTAGGCAACTTTGGGGATACCGAATCAGTAGGGGAAGGGGTTTACGAACTACGACTTCATTTTGGAGCAGGATATCGAGTTTATTTTGCACGTATCGGAAATACAGTCATTGTTCTTATTGGGGGTGGGGACAAAAGTAGCCAAAAGAAGGACATCGCCCAAGCCAAAGCTATATGGAGGGAATATAAGGATGAAGCTCAAAAGTATGCACGAAAGCTTGGATAG
- a CDS encoding PilW family protein, whose amino-acid sequence MKLLKLLSLIKKNRSNSGFGLAELLIAASLTSVVVSAAGFGLVNILAANNKASAKATIQYNSNRALEFMSDEVKPGIKVESDAVAALAEAPDFTLPNGAKPILVIQLANVPQRIIYYTKPATNPWIGPTVIERWGPALNEKGKYDSTEINNPQNWQSQVIIDQIDNKSITPNCSPNWQPTNPNPVQGFNACVDPTQKLVKINLATTVNNRTWRENVVYKVETLAFARAYITQNISQTVLGFNIVNNQLTVNQAANLKFEVLGGEITCGAGGVKIPVTTKLYMNGTQKTWNTDSPLNLPTQPAGTTFDVTSISGNGSICDGFSLTASSKDSNTPQVKVLVNGDPIPNIRPFANQNTIEFFLQKYIENGKIKIADNQVIYLFELGTTNQSSSAFDLQDNVVLATVNPVN is encoded by the coding sequence ATGAAACTATTAAAACTCTTGTCACTTATTAAAAAGAATCGTTCTAACTCTGGGTTTGGTTTGGCAGAACTATTAATCGCAGCTTCCTTAACTTCAGTGGTTGTTAGTGCAGCAGGATTTGGATTAGTTAACATATTAGCAGCGAATAATAAAGCATCAGCAAAGGCCACTATTCAATACAATTCAAATCGGGCCCTTGAATTTATGAGCGATGAAGTAAAACCAGGAATAAAAGTTGAATCTGATGCAGTGGCTGCTTTAGCTGAAGCACCAGACTTTACTCTTCCTAATGGTGCAAAACCGATTTTAGTTATTCAATTAGCTAACGTTCCTCAACGGATTATTTACTATACAAAACCGGCTACAAATCCTTGGATTGGCCCAACTGTTATTGAGCGATGGGGGCCAGCTTTAAATGAGAAGGGAAAATATGATAGTACCGAAATTAATAATCCCCAAAATTGGCAATCACAAGTCATAATTGATCAGATTGATAACAAATCCATAACCCCAAATTGTTCACCAAATTGGCAACCCACTAATCCGAATCCTGTTCAAGGTTTTAATGCTTGTGTTGATCCCACACAAAAACTTGTCAAAATAAATTTAGCCACTACAGTTAATAATCGAACTTGGCGTGAAAATGTTGTTTATAAAGTAGAAACCCTGGCCTTTGCGAGAGCATACATAACACAAAATATTTCTCAGACTGTGCTGGGTTTTAACATTGTTAATAACCAATTAACTGTTAATCAAGCTGCTAACTTAAAATTTGAAGTATTAGGGGGTGAGATTACTTGTGGTGCAGGAGGGGTCAAAATTCCAGTTACAACAAAACTTTACATGAATGGAACTCAAAAAACTTGGAATACAGATTCACCTTTAAACTTACCAACTCAACCAGCAGGAACAACTTTTGATGTGACATCAATTTCAGGAAATGGTTCAATTTGTGACGGATTTAGCCTAACAGCTTCTAGCAAGGATTCCAACACGCCACAAGTTAAAGTTCTCGTCAATGGAGATCCTATTCCTAATATTAGACCTTTTGCTAATCAAAATACCATTGAGTTCTTTTTACAAAAGTACATTGAAAACGGAAAAATTAAAATTGCAGATAACCAAGTGATTTATCTATTTGAATTAGGAACAACTAATCAAAGCAGTTCCGCATTTGATTTGCAAGACAATGTTGTACTAGCAACAGTTAACCCAGTCAATTAA